The following nucleotide sequence is from Centropristis striata isolate RG_2023a ecotype Rhode Island chromosome 7, C.striata_1.0, whole genome shotgun sequence.
aaaagaggaaaaccgATAAATTGAAGATCAGCAAAGCAAGTTCTTGGTTCTCAATTCTTCTCCTCAGCCTTCACCTCCTTTTTCTCATCTTCTTTCTTCTCGGTCTCCTTTTGGACctctttcttattttcttcaGATGCCTTGTCTTTGACGGAGAGTTCCTCCAGCTTCTCTGCCATTTTGTCTGCGTTATCTGTGGCAAAAAAGTGAAATGTCAGCCAAAATGCTGGGAATGTCTGTATACAACTCAGTTGCATGtcttcaggtgtttttttttcttcactaaaCTCACCTTGCAACTAAACCCCCCATTCTAAAAACCCACATACAAACATATAGCCGCTATATGCAACTTATGATTTTAGGTGTGGCTTTTTGCTAATGTGATCGAAAGTAGCATTAACATGTGATGAATCTCAATTGTAATGTAGCAGAACATAGTGACACCAGCCTTTTGGAAAGCTAGTAAAGTGTTACATTCTGCATGTTCATGTAGCAGACAGAAAAAGTTCCAGGCTGGAGTAGACAGCAAAGAACAGAGTGAGTCTGCATACTCAAGAAACTTGTCATTCAAAGTAGTAGTGTTAATAGTAGTCATGTTACCTAGTTTGAAATAAATTCAAAACAGATCCAATACCCATTACTCAACCCAGAGTAGTGTTGGGgaacatgaaaataatgaataatggcATATGACCATGTAAAATCAACAACTATTAAATGTTGTGGACCTTTTCAATAactaatttgtaaaaaaaaaagcacttgtCGAAAAATATTTCATGCAATCTGCATCATCcaactttaattactttattcgATATATGACTAAAGTTTAAGCTTCTTGTACCTGTTCCCTCTAGAGTTTTTCTGACCTCCTCCTTGCACTCGTCAAACTTCCCCTTGAACTTCTGAGCATCTGTAAACAGAACAAAGAGTTAGAGTATACATTCACATCAACATACTGTTGTTTCATGGCCAAAGAGGCTGCTAAATCATTCTGCATTGACAAACGGTAAGAAAATAGCTGCTGGGAGTTAGTCCAGTTTCTGCATCCAAAAAGCAACTAACAGCCGTTTGTCACTTCAATGTGATCACTATACCGTCTATATCAGTTATACAATTGTATTACATGTATAAATACTTACTTTCTGCATTTAAAAAGCGTATTGCTAGGAGTTCAGGTTTAGGGCTTTCGTCAGCATAATCTGCTAGTGTGTTCCACACCCATGCCCTGTCACTGCCAGCGTTGGGCTTCAGCTCCATGGCAGGCATAACTGTAATTCACAAAAGCACATGAGggcagaaatataaacatttacagtgtaaaaAGTAATCATATTCAGTGATTGCATAAGAATACAAATATTAAGTATAAAGCAATTATCTAAGCAAATCAGGTAAATGATATGCATCCTTCGTCAACCAGTGAACACAACCATCAGTATTGCATGTCAAAGATGTCTATTGGTGAGAACGTGATGTGCATAGCTGCAGTGCGACAGCAAGACTTCCTCCCCTGCAGTTCAATGCTAACCACAAACACCACAGAGCTGAACTTTCTGTAGATACACTAAACAGTTTAATATACTGCTCGCCATCCATCTGATTTTGGGAACAGTGGTTTTAATCTGTGTTATCATAGTCaatttcttttctctttctgtaattttatttgggaTCACAATATAAAAAAGCAATTAGTGCTGTCACAATATCAGATTTTTACAAGCCAACTGTTGTGGCTAAAAgtccatgataaaaaaaatgatcatgatATCCATGTGTATGTTGGGTAATTATGATAatactttactttaatactCAATTAATTCTCTCTGAATAGGGAAGTGACCAGATTTATCTGccagaacaaataaaacatgggCGTGGCagatttgacttgtttccaggCAAGGCAACCAGATAAACTGATATGGAAATTATTTAAGAGACGTTGGATTATTTACATCATATTAATTACATgacatcaatatatatatatatatatatatatatatttttttttttttttttcccccccaactTGACTCACTGTGATGATTGGCACAAATTTTCAAGGTTCGGTCTCTCCTCATCAGGAGGCGGATTGTGcccttctctctgtgtttcagcaGCTTGACGTCACCGgttcctctctccttccactCTGGTGGGTCGTTCTCATTGGCAAAACGATATAGTTTAGCCCGCCTGGGAAAATAATGGTATGGCAAAGCATTGCATATATGTAAGCCAGTATGCTAAACAGTCAGCAAAATATGCAATAACACAACACTTGAATGATAAATAACATGCAAGTTCAAACAACTTACATTTTAAAGAGTTCTTCCTCATCCTCTTCTAATGTTTTCACATCCTGCTCAGGAAGGGACACGATGGGCTCAAATTGGGGATCATGATTAGAGTCCTCTGCATTATCTACAGTGGTGTCAGGTTCTTCCTGGTCCTCAAAGGAGAAACAAAGGATGAGTTAATGCAAAGCGAAAATTTCAACATATCTATGTCAAACATTCAACGTTAAAATAGTAAGGCATGTGGTATAGGTCAGTGTAATTCTTTAAAACTCACTGGAACAAAGTGACTTCTGACAATCGACCAACAGGCCATGAATGCTTCAATGGAGGGATTTAAGAGCTCATTGGTTAAGTATAGCTTTTGTATGGGAACTGGCCAAGCCTTTAGTAAATCACTATTGCTGAGCCAAGCATCTTTAGTTCTATTTGGGGTTGCATATTATCATGTGCATACAATTAAATGTTTACAACTAGTAAGGCAAGAACACAAATACTTCATACAACCAAGTAACCGAGGACAAAGACGGCTAGCCATAAAAAAGTGCGCAAGTTCATGAGCTGTGACAAAGTGATTTTCTTGCAATATCATTTAGCGGATAAGAAACTTGGCATTTGTAGGAGACTTTACTTTCAGGGAGGAAACCACGAGCTTCACTGGATAGTTAGATAGAAGTCGATGCTACTTAGCTACGGTAGGTAACGCTAAGCTAAATTGCTACCGACGTTTAAGGTAATGCAATGACGGAGTCATTGTATAAATACAGGTCTTTGGCTTGAATGATACAGTGAATATATTAAAAGTAATGTTTTGACGCGGGTATAATTTACCTCATTAAAGTTAACAAATAGTTGTTCAACTTTGTTCTTGTGAGTCAACTCATTGTGAAGTTGCCCAGCTAACGAGGCCTTTCACTAGCAGGCTAGTCGAGAGCTAACGCTGATCGTTAAACATTTCGCACCAGTCGTTAACTAATACCACAGTTAATTTAACAGGATTTCGGTGACATGAGTTCAGGGCAAACTGGCAGCCGACTCAGTGTAACGTTGTTCCTGCTAATTGCCCGATAACACGCAGTCACTAGCTCTAGCGCCCTGCTATTAAAGCTAACAGTAACCAACAAATGTTAGCAACTGCTGTGCTTGGCaaccaaagacaaaaaactcACCTAACATCATTGTCTTTGCCCAGCTGGTTACACACAGATCATAAAATACCCCGTTTAACGACTGGGACAGGTTAGTTAAATCAGTAGTGTTGTGCACATAGCCCTCCTAAGCAGCTAATGATCAGTGTGTgaggctaatgctaacatgctgcaCACTTTAAAGCGTCAACCCTGAAGAAATGATTTAGAGAATAAAATCTACCACTGGGCATTTGTAATCGTTCGTCAAAATGCTCTTACACTTTCACTACACCCTGTGGCCTTGAAAACACAGCTTTTGTAGCATCATGAAAGACATCATTGTCGGCATTACTGGCTCGCAGTTTCCATTGCAAACTTTAACGAATTTAGATATATAAAATACCAAATTTGCCACAAAATTCCAATTTCAGGGCAGAGATAATACattacatgtcctaaaaccagtgaTCTCACCTTCGGGTCTGCCATATTAATGTAGATGTTTGTAGATTATAGAAGTAGTTTGATAGATTCAAAAACAGGCTGGCCACCGTTTCCCCTCTGATACTCTCACTTCCTGCTACAGGTTTCGCGCGCCGAATTTCCTACGTCCGCCCGCGCCCACATTGTGACAGCGCGCGCACCGCCTCTCCGTCCCTAGGACTGCTGTAGATATAGATATAAAGCCTTTCTTATATGTATCTATGGCTGTTGCAACCTATGGTATCAACCAGTCTATCGTCACACAGTTAAAATAATAAcctaagtaattttttcaaGTCTGCCAGGAACCAAAAGTGTTCActtaaaaaggatgtaacattgtacatttgtgacttaagcaagatatggtaacactttattttgaaggtgtctacataagggtcacacaagcctgtcagaaacatgacatgacaagtatcatgagcattaatgttacttcaaagtgtaatcaatgttcatgacacatcccatgtcactCATATGtagaaaccttcaaaataaagtgttaccatatattccttaagtcacaaaggcatgttccaaaaattgcctaagtcacattttattttgacttaggcataataaatctgcttaagtcacacacttgacataggccattatcttaaaggggtaaaatcacatgatctgatcaactgaggatgtaggcgattttaccataggtggccggcgtcatgaggagatgatttaggcaaaaaaaaaaattttgacaaaaaattacttttaaatgacgattattttaacagtgtgttgCTATGGTATCAACCAGTCTATGGTATCTGCGCTGTTTCTGTTACAAGCTTTTTATCAATTGGTTATTGattgagtaaaatgtaacaacatttaataggAGTGCTGCAAAAATAATAGGCTTCAATTTAATTAAGTGTAAGATTTCAAGAATAATCCATAAAGCGAAAACAAGTCAAACTGTTGTACGACAAAGAAGTAAAATAAGATaaacctttattagtcccaccaTGGGGAAATTGCATCATTATAACAGCAGAAAGAAGGATCAGTATGACCAAGGGTAGTATTAAAAAAGTAGCATAAATATAACATATGTATCAAATAAACAAGGAGAGAATAtagaaatatttgtatttgtaaatatgGTTAAATGTAGCCCAAATATTTCAAAGAAGTTAAATTTCAGTAttatttataacaataataataataataataataataacaacaataatatgaattaacatttaaattgtCGAATAACCTAATATACACCataggccaaaagtttggaagcaagaccAAAGTTGTAAAAAGAAGataatagtttcattgctatactttgcaacaaaatagtcacttattagaacacattttttctataattatcaggtctttgggtttttattgcttagacgttgtgtatccttctttccttaatgtataaatctgtactcttgtttctttactcagctgcttcattcTAGCCATTTCTGttgtagtttgtcagagatataaacacagttgagatttattgggatttttgtatccaaactctcttAAGCCAAATAGAGCCAAATAAactgaataatgcaaactgtgatgttttttgttttttttaacttttgcactgaagttgtcaCTCTTcaaaatcttctcaaccctaaaactaagcccaatatcttttgttaatatttattcagcaatggtctggcaacatcaatgtatacctaaaggtaaattAAGGAAAATGGTTAAATTCCATAAAGGTAAAgtatgatcatgcagtaaacacacaaaaaaaatccaatgaatccatactggtttttgagaaagccattgtgaacagaacaaTGTAGAACAGTACTGTTAAGTACCTgagttttaatttataaaaatcaaatgttGTTGATGTAAGTATAAATTGTTCAtaacttgaggtcagaggtcagaggaccACTTTGAaaaaagccatgtctgttttttttcccttgctAAATAACAGACTAACTTTGGAGTGTCATTTCACATCCTTCCTTACAATATGTCATGACATGGCTTCTCTGTAGCGTTAACATTAAGTCAGCTTCTgcctctaaaataaataaaacagctgaAATGTCCAATAGGGGACATCCAAGGACACACTGTATCATTTGATCAATAGGCAACAACTCTCCCTTTACAGTCTTCCTGCAATCCCACAAACACTTCAATGTTCAGCTCATCTTTTATTTCACGTTTCTGCTGGTTTGCAAACTGTTTACGCTCTTTTCTTTATGTGACAGATTTCTTACTGATCAAAATAcattcagggggaaaaaatcaggaAAATCGAAGATGGAAAACTTTTGTCGCTGGGCCACAAGTAGGCTGAGACACTGAGAGGTGGAGCAACAGTGACCACTTCAACCACGTCACATTCCTATAAATGAAAGTGAAAGCTTGTGTGAGcgacagcagagctgcagttgAGACAAgcctttctgtttttctctaaAGAAACTTTCAACTGAATCCTGCAGGTTTTTCTCAACAACACAGCAGAATCTGTGCCAAACACCGGTGAGTACACTGTCCTACAGAGACAAAATACACTTGCTGAATATTTAGTAAAAGTTTTGCTCAAAAACCAGAAGACATGACAAAGGAAAAGAGGACAACAGATAAATTAAGCCTGCTAAAAGCTAACTAGCCTTGTTGCTAAGATTCCCTTTTAATTGTCCAAACACTGAGTACagtatcatattttatgtgataatttattgtattgATTATAAAGGCACAAAATCGAAGTTTTGCAAATTATATAACTGTTACACACATTGGTAAGTGTCCTTTGAGTTttcttttgaccatttttatccattgttgatatgagaaaaactgcataattcagcaccaaatgtgtgtaacaaatggtatcaactcataaattgctgcaacaacttatgggacatagttgaacatggaaatgggcTTCAGATGAgataatattaatgttatgacccCTTATACACCTGAAtaggtttaaataaataattaatttattaagtaattttaaTCAGATGTTTTTGACCAGAAAAACTTGACAACTTGGGCTGCATcctaaattaatcttcaggttcacagctttcaaatgatgtccaccacttctatgtggcatttattgtcaAACTGCTATTTTCCCCAAAACATACACTGCTCACAACCaccaattatatatttttaaaaaagaggaaaatagcAGTTCAACAATAAATAGGAAGGAATGGTAAAacgttaaaaaatgtttcatttggtttgaatgtatgaaacaaataatcaaaatatattCAATCACAGTATTgtcttttcaccatttttgtcCTCAGAGTGTAGGTATGTCTGCTGTTGTTAGCTGTCTGCTGACTGAAGATCagtttctgtgctccatctgtctggatgtgTTCACTGATCCAGTCACCATACCATGTGGACACAACTTCTGCAAAAGCTGCATCACTGAACACTGGGATATTAATGTCCACTATCAGTGTCCCAACTGTAAAAAGGATTTCAAAGCAAGACCTGAGCTGCAGGTGAATACTTTCATCTCTGAGATGGCTTCTCAGTTCAGACAGTCAGCTCAACAGAGCGTCAGCAGCAACAGCTCAGAGCAACAAGTTTCTAAACCAGTAGAAGTTCCCTGTGACGTCAGCTCAAAAAACAAAGAGGCTGCCCTATGTATCCTCTTTGTGTGTCTGGTGTGTGTCATCAAGGTCTGTATGGTTATAGACTTTGAAGGAAAAAAGGGCGAATTCGGGAAGACTGAGGCTGAAATTCAGAAGAGACGACTGAAGATTGAGGAGATCAAACTCTCAGTGGAGCTCAGTCAGAaagatgcagacagagagacagcagatggtgttcaggtcttcactgctctgaaggAGTCTGTTGAGAGAAGCCAGGCTGAGCTCATCTACACGatcaaagagaagcagagaaagacagagaaacaggctgaagGCTTCATCAAAGAGCTGGAACAGGAAATCTCTGAGCTGAAGAAGAGAAGCATTGAGGTGCAGCAGCTCCTACAGTCTGAAGACCACCTCCTTATCTTCCAAAGCTTCACCTCCCTGAATGCTGCTCCACCCACCAAAGACTGGACAGGAGTCAACGTCTGTGCAACTTCATATGAGGGGACAGTGGGGCGAGCTGTGAATCAGGTGGAGGAGACGCTCAGTAAACAGATGAAGAAGCTGCTCCCTGATAAAGAGCTGAAGAGGGTCCAGCAGTATGCAGTGGATCTGAAACTGGATTCTGATACAGCAAATCCCTGGCTCATTCTGTCTGATGATGGAAAACAAGTCAGCTGTGGTGATGTAAGGAAGAATCTCCCAGAAATTACAAAGAGATTTGGAAATTATCCCGGTGTCTTAGCAAAGCAGAGTTTCTCTTCAGGAAGATTTTACTACGAGGTTCAGGTTAAAGGGAAGACTGACTGGACTTTAGGAGTGGCCAGAGAGTCGATCAACAGGAAGGGATTCATCTCACTGACTCCTCAGAATGGTTACTGGACAATAtgtttgataaatgaaaatgtgtatGAAGCTCTTGCTGGCCCTTCAGTCCGTCTCTCTCTGAAGTCTCGGCCTGAGAAGGTGGGGGTGTTTGTGGATTATGAGGAGGGTCTGGTCTCCTTTTATGATGTTGATGCTGCAGCTCTTATCTACACCTTTACTGGCTGCTCCTTCACTGAGAAACTCTACCCACACTTCAGTCCATTTATTAACTATGGTGATAAAAACTCTGCCCCTCTGATCATCTCTCCTGTCAGTCATACTAAGTAGAACAGTTATCAGGTTTTGTACGTTGAGTTTAATTTGGTGTAATAAATttacatgtttatattatttatttatcaatttttGCTACAAATGACTGATACTTGTTAATTGTGAATGCAAGAGTGCAGAgtgtaaaactaaaaaaacaaacaaacaatttccAAGTTCTCCATTTTAAGTCATGTTAGCAGCCATGTTAGCAACATGGCTCTTGGTCCTCCGTTTTGTTCCAGACTGAATTACTAATTGATGTGGCCACCCACGACGTCAATAGTAAACAGATATTGTCCGTACACAagagtttttattaattttgaatCAAAGAGTAACTGTATTACCAGAAAATCCAAACTTTCCTGGTTACATAAAGGTCCAGAGGTGAGCCTTCATGTTCCAGCAGCCGTGGGTTTGTGGAAGAAGCTGTGGATTTGCTGAAATGCAGCCTGACCCACAATGGGCTCCAGCTCTGCAGGGGCGGCGTTGCAGAATTGCTTCAGCAGGGTCACAGCTTTGACCCTACTGACTCCGGAGACATGCTGCACCAGAGCCAGGACCAGCGGGTCCAACAGCCGAGATGAGCTCCTCCTCTTGAAGGGGTTCTCTTTGCCGCCCCCGTGAACCTGGAGACAATCGGAGAAGGTCTGCATTAGacaacaaaatgtaatgttacgAGAGCTTTACAACTTTTACACCAAGGATCTAtgcttgtttttataaaaaaatttaaatcatttttattggcACTCTGAAATTACACAGACATCACACACATTGTTCACACAACAAGCCTCTTGTTGTCAACAGAaggaaaagtaaaaataaaaataaaataaaaaaagtattctaAAATGGACAACCAAGTGGGACTGAACTCACATGTCTGTCAACTCCTAAGCTGCAGGCTGTGAATGTCACATGCACTCCTCATACAAGCAAGGCCGTATTCATTAATACTTGATATTTATGTTAAGTGGAAAGAAAGCAGGTTCACTGTTTAGTCTACTCACGATCTGAGTGATGAGCTGCGAGGCCTCCGTCTGCCAGCTGACCAGCAGCAAAGTCAGGCCGAGGTCAAACACCACAAACTTCTGCAGAGCAGAAAAGTACTGCTCACTGAGTCTGTTCTCCACCAACACCAGCTGCTGGAAACTACTGTTGCTCTTAAAAACAGGAGAGGCACAGTTCACatcagacagaaaaatacagagCATTAGCTTTCAGCAAAAGTGCTTTGTcagttatctttaaaaaaaatttttttttatgaaactcACATTTCTGTAGCGAACAAGTTTCCTCTTGTAGCTGTTGTTTTCAGGTGCATTAGACATATTAACATCTTCTGTGCAGAGCAAGATAGGAGAGGTCACATACAAGGCGTCACATTCAAAAATGTAAAGTACGTAGTGCaaccaaagaaataaaaaaagacggtGTACAACACCAAACTTAAGGGGAAATTATGAACCTTAACCTATTCTTACCAACTACACACTTGAcaactttgtagggcagcaacTAATGATGACTTTTAGAATCGATAGTCTTGATTAATCCGTTGAttcataaaatgtgaaataatagtgtaaaacacattttccaagttcacatatttaaatgttcagtcgattatctaaaaataattttgtcaataaacaatcaattaattaaagcactgactacaaagagacatgaaattaaagaaaaaacacagaatgcaaCAGATTAACGAGCTATAAATCAAGACAAAGTGTTATTAAGCCCATAAATGTCACAATGCACCTTTAGTGAGCGCTTACCATTCACACAGAACTCCACtcaaatcatctcctcatgacgccggccacctatggtaaaattgcctacatcctcagttgatcagatcagattttactcctttaagataatggcctatgtcaagtgtgtgacttaagtggatttattatgcctaagtcaaaataaaatgtgacttaggcaattttttgaacatgcctttgtgacttaagcaagatatggtgatgatacttgtcatgtcatgtttctgacaggcttgtgtgactcttatgtagacaccttcaaaataaagtgttaccatatcttgctgcCAAGGGGACATCCAAGGACACACTGTATCATTTGATCAATAGGCAACAACTCTCCCTTTACAGTCTTCCTGTAATCCACCAAACACTTCAATGTTGACTTCAACTTCAACTGAATCCTGCAGGTTTTTCCTCAACAACACAGCAGAATCTGTGCCAAACACAGGTGGGTACACTGTCCTACAGAGACAAAATACACTCGCTGaatatttagtaattttatgaTGTTTGTATGATATTTAGTTTTGTCGTTGTCGCTAAGATTCCCTTTTAATTGTCCAAACACTGAGTACAGTATCATATTTTCTGtgataatttattgtattgATTATGAAGGCACAAAATCAAAGTTTTGCAAATTATATAACTGTTACACACATTGGTAAGTGTCCTTGGACTTCAACCTCTTATTGTGAGGCAGTAAAGCTGACAATATTTCCTCTGTTTCAACAACCTGAATGAACTCAAAACCTGAGCCCTACTCAGACAGGAAGTTCCAATCAGGCCCAATTTTAAACTGAGgcaacaatataataataataataatagtaataataataataataccatttCATTTATGTAGTgcttttctaaacactcaatgatgcttaaatatatatatatatatatatatatatatatatatatatatatatatatatatataatctccGGCAGCCGAGAGCAGTAGCTTCAAACTTCTCTTCAGCACATTTAATGATTCTCTGCTCTCTGCAGCAGTTCAAGCTGACTCTGATACTACAAGTCTTTGGAGAGgatgtgatttttcttttgctCCACTCCCTCAGACACTTCACTGAAACAAATGAAGACAAATACTGACTAAATATGGCTCAGAACATTGCATTTCATGTGTTAACGTCAAGAATTAATTGCCATTGTACATGTTTAGTCTGTCATGATTTGAATTTAttgaagaaataataaaacaatatgcaATGACACTATTGtcttttcaccatttttatTCTCAGAGTGTAGGTatgtctgctgctgccagctgtctgctgactgaagatcagtttctgtgctccatctgtctggatgtgTTCACTGATCCAGTCACCATACCATGTGGACACAACTTCTGCAAAACCTGCATCACTAAACACTGGGATAAAAATGTCCAGTGTCAGTGTCCCAACTGTAAAAAGATTTTCTACACAAAACCTGAGCTGCAGGTGAATACTTTCATCTCTAATATGGCTGCTCAGTTCAGACAGTCAGCTCAACAGAACGTCAGCAGTAGCAGCTCAGAGCAGCAAGTCTCTGAACCAGTAGAAGTTCCTTGTGACGTCTGCACTGGAACCAAACTGAAGGCCCTGAAGTCCTGCCTGGTCTGTCTGGCCTCCTACTGTGAGACTCACCTGCAGCCACATCTGACAGCGTCACGTCTCAAAAGACATCAGCTCATCGACCCTGTGGAGAACCTGAAAGGCAGGATGTGTCCCGAGCATGATAAATTGCTGGAGCTGTTCTGTAAGACCGACCAgatgtgtgtctgcatgctctGCACTGTTTTAGACAACAAGCCACATGATGTTGTTCGTCTGAAAGAAGAATATGAAGGAAAAAAGGCAGAGCTGGGGAAGACAGAGGCTGAAATTCAGCAGATGATTCAGAAGAGACGACTGATGATTGAGGAGATCAAACTCTCAGTGGAGCTCAGTCAGAaagatgcagacagagagacagcagatggtgttcaggtcttcactgctctgaaggAGTCTGTTGAGAGAAGCCAGGCCGAGCTCATCTACACGatcaaagagaagcagagaaagacagagaaacaggctgaagGCTTCATCAAAGAGCTGGAACAGGAAATCTCTGAGCTGAAGAAGAGAAGCACTGAGGTGCAGCAGCTCCTACAGTCTGaagaccacctccacctcctccaaagCTTCACCTCCCTGAATGCTGCTCCACCCACCAAAGACTGGACAGGAGTCACTGTCCATCCACCTTCATATGAGGGGACAGTGGGGCGAGCTGTGATTCAGGTGGAGGAGATGCTCAGTAAACAGATGAAGAAGCTGATTGAGGCTGAGCTGAAGAGGGTCCAGAAGTATGCAGAGAATGTGATGCTTGATCCTGATATAGTACATCCCATACCCACTCAGCCTAAAGACAGACAACAGGCAAGTAGCTGTAGATGTGTCTCATTAAAGAAGGCTTTAACTTTAAGATTTTACTTTGAGGTTCAGGTTCAAAAGTGGTCTCACTGGACTCTAGGGGTGACCAGAGAGTTGACCAACATAAAGGAGAAAAACACACTGACCCCCTCAAATGGTTACTGGACTGTATCTAAAAAGTGTGAACATGGGTACTCTGCTGCTGCTAACCCTCCAGTACCTCTCTACCTGAAGTCTCGGCCTAAGAAGGTGGGGGTGTTTGTGGATTATAAGGAGGGTCTGGTCTCCTTTTATGATGTTGATGCTGCAGCTCTGATCTACTTCTTTTCTGGCTGCTCCTTCACTGAGAAACTCTACCCATTCTTCAGTCCCTGTCGAAATAATGGAATCGAAATCCACATCTTCAGAATTCCTTGTACAACACAGTGAGGAGAAACTTttgataaatgaacaaaacTGTTCAGTGTCATGTAATGTATTATATCTAAATACCATAACATATTTACTGCTCAACTTCCTAATTCTCACCGGTCTCTTTATATCATGTTTACCTATAATATATACCATTGCTTCTTACTGTTGCAAATAATCTCCTGTTTAAAGTaaccaaactttttttccctatCTAATACTATTTCTGCGTTCAAAACTGTCCTAGCTTTTCAAAAATGTGTTGAA
It contains:
- the ranbp1 gene encoding ran-specific GTPase-activating protein isoform X2 → MADPKDQEEPDTTVDNAEDSNHDPQFEPIVSLPEQDVKTLEEDEEELFKMRAKLYRFANENDPPEWKERGTGDVKLLKHREKGTIRLLMRRDRTLKICANHHIMPAMELKPNAGSDRAWVWNTLADYADESPKPELLAIRFLNAENAQKFKGKFDECKEEVRKTLEGTDNADKMAEKLEELSVKDKASEENKKEVQKETEKKEDEKKEVKAEEKN
- the ranbp1 gene encoding ran-specific GTPase-activating protein isoform X4; the protein is MRAKLYRFANENDPPEWKERGTGDVKLLKHREKGTIRLLMRRDRTLKICANHHIMPAMELKPNAGSDRAWVWNTLADYADESPKPELLAIRFLNAENAQKFKGKFDECKEEVRKTLEGTDNADKMAEKLEELSVKDKASEENKKEVQKETEKKEDEKKEVKAEEKN
- the ranbp1 gene encoding ran-specific GTPase-activating protein isoform X3, with product MADPKEEPDTTVDNAEDSNHDPQFEPIVSLPEQDVKTLEEDEEELFKMRAKLYRFANENDPPEWKERGTGDVKLLKHREKGTIRLLMRRDRTLKICANHHIMPAMELKPNAGSDRAWVWNTLADYADESPKPELLAIRFLNAENAQKFKGKFDECKEEVRKTLEGTDNADKMAEKLEELSVKDKASEENKKEVQKETEKKEDEKKEVKAEEKN
- the LOC131975125 gene encoding E3 ubiquitin-protein ligase TRIM39-like; the protein is MSAVVSCLLTEDQFLCSICLDVFTDPVTIPCGHNFCKSCITEHWDINVHYQCPNCKKDFKARPELQVNTFISEMASQFRQSAQQSVSSNSSEQQVSKPVEVPCDVSSKNKEAALCILFVCLVCVIKVCMVIDFEGKKGEFGKTEAEIQKRRLKIEEIKLSVELSQKDADRETADGVQVFTALKESVERSQAELIYTIKEKQRKTEKQAEGFIKELEQEISELKKRSIEVQQLLQSEDHLLIFQSFTSLNAAPPTKDWTGVNVCATSYEGTVGRAVNQVEETLSKQMKKLLPDKELKRVQQYAVDLKLDSDTANPWLILSDDGKQVSCGDVRKNLPEITKRFGNYPGVLAKQSFSSGRFYYEVQVKGKTDWTLGVARESINRKGFISLTPQNGYWTICLINENVYEALAGPSVRLSLKSRPEKVGVFVDYEEGLVSFYDVDAAALIYTFTGCSFTEKLYPHFSPFINYGDKNSAPLIISPVSHTK
- the LOC131974460 gene encoding Fanconi anemia core complex-associated protein 24-like, with translation MSNAPENNSYKRKLVRYRNSNSSFQQLVLVENRLSEQYFSALQKFVVFDLGLTLLLVSWQTEASQLITQIVHGGGKENPFKRRSSSRLLDPLVLALVQHVSGVSRVKAVTLLKQFCNAAPAELEPIVGQAAFQQIHSFFHKPTAAGT
- the ranbp1 gene encoding ran-specific GTPase-activating protein isoform X1, giving the protein MACWSIVRSHFVPDQEEPDTTVDNAEDSNHDPQFEPIVSLPEQDVKTLEEDEEELFKMRAKLYRFANENDPPEWKERGTGDVKLLKHREKGTIRLLMRRDRTLKICANHHIMPAMELKPNAGSDRAWVWNTLADYADESPKPELLAIRFLNAENAQKFKGKFDECKEEVRKTLEGTDNADKMAEKLEELSVKDKASEENKKEVQKETEKKEDEKKEVKAEEKN